In Babesia bovis T2Bo chromosome 3, whole genome shotgun sequence, the genomic window GACAATGTAAATGTGTTATAATAATTTTTTGTACGTCGGTGTCTATTTATGTTGACATGGTTAAATGCACTATCATTAAGCATTGTTTTGTAAAGTGACATTAGTACCGCTAAGTGTGATATGCGTAGTAATAATCACTCTTTGTTTCTTTCAATCTCCGGTTTAATTGTCTCGATGATATCTTCGGTCTGCCGCTTTAATGCTTCCATCCTCTTGTTATAGAACGCTTCGTCATCGGGGTCTATCCATTCAGTTGGCTCTTCTTTCAGCTTTTCACGCATATATTCTTCGCGCTCCTTAGCGCCTCTGAGTCTCCTCCATTCAAAGTACGGTACGTGTAGTACTTTATATCCCATGCGCGTTAGAAGCCGATGTTTCAATTTAGTGTATGCGGTGTATTTAGTACTGTTGGCATAAAAGTGCGACGGCCCATCGACTTCAATGGCGATTGGTCTGTCATCACCCGTTGGTACATTGCCATCATCATCTGCCAATGGCCCACTAAGTTTTTTCGTGAGCTCCCTAATCAGTTCTTCCTTCTGCTGTTGCTGCTCCGGACTAAGATTTTCAGCATCGGCGTCAAAGAAGAATTTACCATCAGTTGTGCTAGTCTGATTGTCTACGTGTGTAGTTGAATCATCGCTATTATATTCCTTTTTCATCCATCTGTCTTCTGCTGTTTTGGCACTCTTGCTTGATTGTTGTCCCTCGTTAGACGTTACAAAACATCTGTTATGACGAtgatatatagtatatactGCGTTGGTTTCCCTATTTGTGATCACATTGCACCGGGCAATGTTGAGACTGCGATAAAGACATTGTCTCAATGTAGAGCTGAAAAAACAGCTCATGTTATTTGTAATTgtataaatgtatattgaaaTGTGGAATCCAGATAATTGATAATGAATTCTGTGTCATTGAAGCATTATGATGGGGAAGTGAATGACACTGGCAACACATTGAAGCTGGTAACTCATATCATTCACTACACATTATGTTTACTTCTTCACAAGAAATGATAATTGTTAACTTTAAGGACATTGTTTATCATATGATGTATCATTGTCACAACGGCTGCACATTCAATTGTGTTGATAATATCCAGCAATACTCTAAAGTATTTAGCAATGTAAATGCAACAGTGGTTGATTTCTTGTTGTTTTAATGGCACTTTTAGTGCCTGTTGGTTTGTTGCTACCATGCTTAGATTATTCCCGTAGCAGCGTGTCTGTTTCCTGGGAAATTCCATCATAATTTTCAATCCTTAGGCCGTTTGTTCATTTTGTTGCTCTATATTCACTGCTGTACACACTAGTTCACATGCTATCACTATATAGCCAAAATAGAAAACTACATACCAATGGGCCAATAGTAGACAGGCTAACATAACttatatatccatagtTTTACAATCTCTTATCATGGGCCTACACGACGAGCTCAATGATTTGAGCTTAACCTCGCAAAGAGACATTGGTTGGAAACGGCCATATTCCAGTTGGTCTTCCTTGTCCACAGAGTTATCTAGAAGCCATGGTGACAATATAACAGATTCGTTGTCCGGTACACATTCTCTAAAGAGTTTGTTGACGTTAGACATTCTTAATTCTAACCAGGTTACTTATCGCAAATCAAACTGGACATGGAGGGTAAAGATGTAGAACCTGAGCTGAACCCGGAAATAACTACATCTAATAGTCTACCCGAAGCTTACGTTCATAGAACAACTTCTAAATACGTCGGTATATAACGAATTcgttatatgtatacagGATAGAGTTAAGAAGCTGGAAAGCAGTTTGTCGGGTATTCAATCCAATGTAGAATCAAAGCGGAGTAACATATTGGAGGTTGGTACAGAATTCATCTCTAGTAACATATAGGACATTTACGCAAAGATCAACCAACTTGAAACCAAGATAACTGAAAGCGAGTCAAAGGAATTACATTCATTTAATGAGACAACGAAAAAAGTAGGGCGCATATTCTGGTTAACATATATCAGATCGATATTATACAGCGTAGCATTAAAGCTGCCCAAGCCAAACAAACGGCAGAGGTTAAAGACGCTATTTCCAAGATGGAGGGTGTCTACCACAGGTATATAGTGCCAATAAGGGCTCTCATGTTACCCAGGTTTACTGAACAACTCCGATTAGAAAAGGAGCAGTGGAAAAAGCAGGAGAAGGATGCGGTAAACAACGTGATGCAGAACATCCATAGCATAAGGTAATATATGTGGTTTATATCACCTGTAGACAAATGATAGGTTATAATTATTTTCATAGCATATCATTAGTCCAATACCCTACAGAGAGGAGCTTGAGGAAATGAAGAGGTCAAAGTCACAAATGGCTACATATTTACGGAAATACATGGACGTAGAATTACCACAATTGAAAACCCGCATTGCAGCAGCCAGTGACGACATCAGCCGGATGGAAAAGACGTAGGTCAAAACAGGACATATCAACATTAACAGGATAACTGAGAATACTAGTCAAGATCTCGTTATGCTTGCCTCATTTATAAAGCAAGAGAATAGTCAACTGTAGGTCGTTTTCCTAACGTAGCTATTAACGCAGGAATGAACTTAAGAGAACTGTTCTAACGGAGATCGCTCATAGCTCTGATGTTGCCAAGCAGCAAATCGCCAAGGTGGGTTTTTGCAATCTAAATTGTGGTTTAAGCATGATGTTACATAAAGCATATTGTTACGGTTGCTGTATTATTCACGGACTCTATGACTGATCGTTACCTGGGCATAGAGGTTCCAATGAACTAATATATGCCTTCTTTAAGATTCTTAACAAATTTCAGGAATCTGACGAACGGAAGAATATGCAACAGCGCATTGTCAACTTAATGGAGGAGACATTGAAACGCCTGGGTTCACCAATTTGAAAGGCGTACCAAATCCCAACTGacatattacacatttgtatTGGATAATAGATACTACATATataggtatataatatctatAGATAAACACTATAGCTGCTGTTTATTGTTACCCACTTGGTGGGCACACTACAATATGATATAGTCGGCGTCTTAACATTAACGCACTTGCTTTGTTTATCTAATCGCAGCAATGGATTCTGTTGATGTCAATGGTGATACTGGTATGTCATCCAGTGATCATGGTGGTTCTAGTGAGGTGGACGACCTTGGTTCTTCTGTGACGT contains:
- a CDS encoding RAP domain family protein, whose product is MSCFFSSTLRQCLYRSLNIARCNVITNRETNAVYTIYHRHNRCFVTSNEGQQSSKSAKTAEDRWMKKEYNSDDSTTHVDNQTSTTDGKFFFDADAENLSPEQQQQKEELIRELTKKLSGPLADDDGNVPTGDDRPIAIEVDGPSHFYANSTKYTAYTKLKHRLLTRMGYKVLHVPYFEWRRLRGAKEREEYMREKLKEEPTEWIDPDDEAFYNKRMEALKRQTEDIIETIKPEIERNKE